One genomic region from Cucumis melo cultivar AY chromosome 9, USDA_Cmelo_AY_1.0, whole genome shotgun sequence encodes:
- the LOC127151015 gene encoding uncharacterized protein LOC127151015 encodes MAKQLCTPNQLKHELELKKYLKPYTCDGCKEIGFGPRYRCEKCDFDLHKACMFPQNSPVFHEFFPRSTFKFLKTPPRACHDECKRICDACTKPINGFMYHCEKDQLDLHPCCRNLNSKYQIEDVKFNLYKEIQGKCMWCKKKTIKRHGQSNGWSYISECGEYHVHVACVTEMALEEWYKNGGGWINANNANQDEQLALQKVNLKAIKARGRGNGGKGNKYWRILKVFIETIVSIVLGDPTTVLASLFVELIA; translated from the coding sequence atggccAAGCAGTTGTGTACTCCAAACCAACTGAAGCATGAATTGGAGCTGAAGAAGTACCTGAAACCTTACACCTGCGATGGCTGCAAGGAAATAGGCTTTGGGCCTCGCTACCGATGTGAGAAGTGTGATTTTGATCTTCACAAAGCTTGTATGTTTCCACAAAACTCGCCAGTTTTTCATGAATTCTTTCCACGTTCCACCTTCAAGTTCTTAAAAACCCCACCAAGGGCCTGCCACGACGAATGCAAACGGATTTGCGACGCCTGCACAAAGCCTATCAATGGCTTTATGTACCACTGCGAGAAAGATCAGTTGGATCTCCACCCCTGCTGTCGAAACCTCAACAGCAAATACCAAATTGAAGACGTGAAGTTCAATCTCTACAAGGAAATCCAGGGGAAGTGCATGTGGTGCAAGAAGAAGACCATCAAACGCCATGGCCAAAGTAATGGTTGGTCCTACATATCTGAGTGCGGGGAGTACCATGTTCATGTGGCTTGTGTTACTGAAATGGCTTTAGAGGAATGGTACAAGAACGGAGGAGGCTGGATCAATGCTAATAATGCCAATCAGGACGAACAACTGGCTCTTCAGAAGGTTAATCTGAAAGCAATTAAAGCTCGAGGGCGTGGGAATGGCGGAAAAGGGAACAAATATTGGAGAATCCTAAAGGTTTTCATCGAGACCATTGTCAGTATCGTTCTTGGAGATCCCACTACAGTTCTGGCGTCTCTTTTCGTCGAGCTGATTGCATAA
- the LOC103498190 gene encoding uncharacterized protein LOC103498190: MANQLCTPNKLKHKLQLKKYLKPYTCDGCKEIGFGPRYRCEECNFDLHKACMFPQDSPTFHEFFPQSAFEFLKTPPKACHDQCKKFCDACTKTINGFMYHCKRDKDELDLHPCCRNLDKNYKIENVEFNLSNKVEGECMWCKKETINPHVKSNGWSYISKRGKYLVHVACVTEMALEEWHKNGRDWINANNANQDIQLALEKVTLKAIKARGRGEGSKGNKYWKVIKVFIKTIVSIVLGDPTTVLASLFVELIA; this comes from the coding sequence atggcCAACCAGTTGTGTACTCCAAACAAACTGAAGCATAAATTGCAGCTGAAGAAGTACCTCAAACCTTACACCTGCGATGGCTGCAAGGAAATAGGCTTTGGGCCTCGCTACCGATGCGAGGAGTGTAATTTTGATCTTCACAAAGCTTGTATGTTTCCACAAGACTCGCCAACTTTTCATGAATTCTTCCCACAGTCCGCCTTCGAGTTCTTAAAAACCCCACCAAAGGCCTGCCACGACCAATGCAAAAAGTTTTGCGACGCCTGCACAAAGACAATCAATGGCTTTATGTACCACTGCAAGAGAGACAAAGACGAGCTGGATCTCCACCCCTGCTGTCGAAACCTCGACAAGaattacaaaattgaaaacGTGGAGTTCAATCTCTCCAACAAAGTCGAGGGGGAGTGCATGTGGTGCAAGAAGGAGACCATCAATCCCCATGTCAAAAGCAATGGTTGGTCCTACATATCTAAGCGCGGGAAGTACCTTGTTCATGTGGCTTGTGTTACTGAAATGGCTTTAGAGGAATGGCACAAGAATGGAAGAGACTGGATCAATGCCAATAATGCCAATCAGGACATACAACTGGCCCTTGAGAAGGTGACTCTGAAAGCAATTAAAGCTCGAGGACGTGGGGAAGGCAGCAAAGGGAACAAATATTGGAAAGTCATAAAGGTCTTCATCAAGACCATTGTTAGTATCGTTCTTGGAGATCCCACTACAGTTCTGGCGTCTCTTTTCGTCGAGCTGATTGCATAA
- the LOC103498155 gene encoding uncharacterized protein LOC103498155 codes for MSSHQNISEMATNLFHTKSHQHPLELKSYIKPYICDGCKVQGFGSRYRCEQCDFDLHEHCLEVTPSTTHKFFPNSTFDFFTIPPKASHKHCKRQCGACRKSVNGFVYHCKEHDLDLHPGCRNLKRRYKMKGGELVFNLHKNVKQKCLWCNEKSIKEGDRSNGWSYISKCKKYHVHVACVTEILLEEWNNNSHTINKIVNYNVKEDDLKALALYKVNLKEVQTTRNWNGKSWNMCWRILKVLIQTTVGSIVIRDPKLVLATLLLELLS; via the coding sequence ATGTCCTCTCATCAAAACATTTCAGAAATGGCAACAAATTTGTTTCATACCAAATCCCACCAGCATCCACTTGAGCTCAAAAGCTACATAAAGCCATACATTTGCGATGGTTGCAAGGTGCAAGGCTTTGGTTCTCGGTACCGATGCGAACAATGCGATTTCGATCTCCATGAACACTGTTTGGAAGTTACCCCATCAACAACCCACAAGTTCTTCCCCAATTCCACCTTTGATTTCTTCACAATTCCACCAAAAGCTTCCCACAAACATTGCAAACGACAATGTGGCGCTTGTCGAAAGTCGGTCAATGGCTTTGTGTACCATTGCAAGGAGCATGACTTGGATCTCCACCCTGGCTGTAGAAATCTCAAGAGAAGATACAAAATGAAAGGAGGAGAATTGGTGTTCAATCTCCACAAGAATGTGAAACAAAAGTGCTTGTGGTGCAATGAAAAGAGCATCAAAGAAGGGGACCGTAGCAATGGATGGTCTTATATCTCCAAATGCAAGAAGTACCATGTTCATGTTGCATGTGTCACTGAAATACTCTTGGAAGAATGGAACAACAACAGCCACACTATCAACAAGATCGTCAACTACAATGTTAAGGAAGACGACCTCAAAGCTCTGGCTCTATACAAGGTGAATCTTAAAGAAGTTCAAACTACAAGGAATTGGAATGGTAAAAGTTGGAACATGTGTTGGAGAATCCTCAAAGTTTTAATTCAAACCACTGTTGGTAGTATTGTTATTCGAGATCCCAAATTGGTTCTTGCCACTTTGCTTCTTGAATTGCTTTCATGA